Part of the Maridesulfovibrio sp. genome, AGAATTGCCGGTTTTTTGCCTCTCCAACCAACCATAATGCGCTGATGAAAAACAAAGGCAAAAAGGAACCAGACCACTAAAGTAACGATCTCTTTGGGATCCCATGAGAACATTTTGGTGAAAGCAGCTCTTGCCCAGAGAAATCCGGACGCAAGCCCCAAAGTGTAAAGGGGGAACCCGATGATAATCGACCAATGGTTCACATTGTCGAATGTATTAAGTGAAGGCATTTCCTTTTCCATTCCGGTCAGGTTTGCCTTGGTTTTAATTTTGTTGTTCAGGTACAGGAAAGCTATCCCGGCTCCGGCTGCCATAGCCATGAGCGCGATGCTGACAAAGATTGTCCCGATATGCAGCCCTATGAAAAGTCCGGCCAGATGGGCGGGAAGTGTTACTTTGAGGCTCTGAGATGCAAGGGAAACAAGAAAGAGCAGCAGGGCGAACGGGGAAGCGGTAAGAGCGAAAAAGGTCGAACGGAGTTTCCACCACAAACCGAAGTAAACGAGGATAAAACTCCAGCCCAGCAGGCTGAAATAGAAATAACCTCCGCTTAAAACAGTTCCCCTGTAAAGGCTCACCGCCAGAAGCAGGTCAAGGGTGTGCAATGCGAATCCGCCTACAGCGGAAAGGTTTCCCAGTTTACCCAATACCTTGTTGTTCTTGAGACTTCCGATGAAAAAGCAAACAGTGCCCGCAAGGTAAAGGGCGATAATCACGTACTGGAATAATTCAAATAAGGTCATCAATTAACTCCGGTATACGGGGAACAAGTTCTTGGGGCAGGATTCGGGTCAGAATTTCCTTCACCCGATCCATGTCTCCGGCCTCCAGCTCATCTAAAATAGGAGATGAAACAAGTTGCCTGAACAAAGCGGTGTTGTGGCTTGTTTCCTTGCCGAGGTCAAGGACCAGCGGCCTGATTCTTCCCATTAAAGTGATAAAATTTGCATAGTGCGGTCCGAAAATGTCCTGTAATTCACGGCGTATCCTTTTGGTTAATGCCGGAGTACAGCCCCCGGAAGATACTGCCAGTGTTAAATCTCCCTGCCTGATCACCGAGGGAACAATAAAGTTGCTTCCTTCGGGAAAGTCGGCGATATTGCAAAGAATATTTTTTTCAGCACAAAGTTCAGCCATTCGCCGGTTAAGCTTGCTATTGTTAGTGCAGGCAAAGGCGATGAACACATCATCAAGATCGTCGTCATTGAAAGGGCGCTGTTCAAAGATCACCCGTTGATCACGGCTGATCTCAAGCATTTCCGTCCCCGGTTCAGCTGTATCGAGAACTGTGACCTGTTCCGGGTCGCATTCAAGTATAGACTTGAGCTTGCGTACCCCGACAGAACCGGCTCCGACCAGCAGACACTTGCGGTTTTTCACTTTAAGAAAAATAGGGTAGTAAGTCATAGAAGTCCTGCATATCAAATGAGTAGGTGCATTGTAAAATGACAAAGTGCTGATAAAAAGATATAATTCAAAAAATCAAACCCTTGTAAGGATACGGATATTTAATGAAACGGGCTCTGGTTATACAATTGACAAGGTTTGGCGATCTGGTCCAGACCAAGCGTCTTGTGCTTACACTTCAACGGCGCGGATTTACGGTTCATCTCTGTCTGGACCGATCTCTAGAAAAACTGGCCCGGATTATTTATCCAGCCTGTGAAATTCATCCGCTGATTGCTCACGGCAGCGGGATAGACGGGCAGGGCATTGATACCGTACTTCCGGTCAACTATGAAGTCTTCAAACAATTATCTGAGATAGATTTTACCGAGATATATAACCTGAATTTTTCAGCCATGAATTATGTCCTTTCATCTATGTTTGATCCCAAAAAGGTCAGAGGACATAAAAGGGTGAAGGGACAGGCCATGAAAGATCCATGGTTTGAACTTGGTTTTCGTCTGGCTACGGAGCGACGCAACAATATTAACCTTGTTGATTACTGGGCCGCACTCAGTCCGAATATGCTTCCGGCCGGAGAGGTAAATCCTGTTGCCACATCCGGAGGTAAAGGGATCGGGGTGGTGTTGGCCGGCCGAGAAAGCAGGCGTTCTCTTCCTTATGATGTTCTGGCTCCGTTGGTTCTGGCTGTACGGTCAAAGAATAAGAATAAAGATGTTTTTCTACTCGGCAGCAAAGCTGAGCGCGATTCGGGCAGGAAATTGATCTCAAAATTTCCTGCAGCGATTGCACAGAGTACAGTTAACCTTGCCGGTGAAACGGATTGGCAGGGGCTGGTTGATGCTGTCACCGGTCTGGATATGGTTATTACGCCGGATACCGGGACCATGCATCTCGCGGCACATTTAGGTGTTCCGGTGTTGGGATTTTTCCTTTCCTCGGCCTGGTGTACTGAGACCGGGCCTTACGGCGAGGGACATACAATACTTCAAGCGAACACGGATTGTTCGCCCTGCATGGAAGCACAGCCCTGTTACCATGATCTGAAATGTCTGGCCCCATTTAAGAACCCATTAACCGCACGCTATCTTGCCACTCGTAATCCGGAACATTTACCTGCGGGCATTTCCGTATTTGAATCCGGTTGTGATTATCTAGGTACACAATTTATTCTTAAAACCGGGAATGACCCCAGTGGAGAGCGCAGGCAGCAACTGCGTAAATTCATCGGTTACCATCTGGGAGTACTA contains:
- a CDS encoding cytochrome c biogenesis protein CcsA → MTLFELFQYVIIALYLAGTVCFFIGSLKNNKVLGKLGNLSAVGGFALHTLDLLLAVSLYRGTVLSGGYFYFSLLGWSFILVYFGLWWKLRSTFFALTASPFALLLFLVSLASQSLKVTLPAHLAGLFIGLHIGTIFVSIALMAMAAGAGIAFLYLNNKIKTKANLTGMEKEMPSLNTFDNVNHWSIIIGFPLYTLGLASGFLWARAAFTKMFSWDPKEIVTLVVWFLFAFVFHQRIMVGWRGKKPAILVIIVFVITMLSLWGINFFVPTHHSFKV
- a CDS encoding bifunctional precorrin-2 dehydrogenase/sirohydrochlorin ferrochelatase, translating into MTYYPIFLKVKNRKCLLVGAGSVGVRKLKSILECDPEQVTVLDTAEPGTEMLEISRDQRVIFEQRPFNDDDLDDVFIAFACTNNSKLNRRMAELCAEKNILCNIADFPEGSNFIVPSVIRQGDLTLAVSSGGCTPALTKRIRRELQDIFGPHYANFITLMGRIRPLVLDLGKETSHNTALFRQLVSSPILDELEAGDMDRVKEILTRILPQELVPRIPELIDDLI
- a CDS encoding glycosyltransferase family 9 protein, which translates into the protein MKRALVIQLTRFGDLVQTKRLVLTLQRRGFTVHLCLDRSLEKLARIIYPACEIHPLIAHGSGIDGQGIDTVLPVNYEVFKQLSEIDFTEIYNLNFSAMNYVLSSMFDPKKVRGHKRVKGQAMKDPWFELGFRLATERRNNINLVDYWAALSPNMLPAGEVNPVATSGGKGIGVVLAGRESRRSLPYDVLAPLVLAVRSKNKNKDVFLLGSKAERDSGRKLISKFPAAIAQSTVNLAGETDWQGLVDAVTGLDMVITPDTGTMHLAAHLGVPVLGFFLSSAWCTETGPYGEGHTILQANTDCSPCMEAQPCYHDLKCLAPFKNPLTARYLATRNPEHLPAGISVFESGCDYLGTQFILKTGNDPSGERRQQLRKFIGYHLGVLDIGEHGPFPHLAENFYKDKDWITD